ACTCAGCTTCAATTTTTCAAAAGCTCAAAACAAACAATATATAAGATtatgtcattcatctcatttttagGCTAAGATTATGTCATGCATCTCATTGCAAGATAAAATTGCGTACAATACATCATTGTAGGCCCTTCTTCGAACCCTGTACGTggaggagctttagtgcacccagTTGTACTTTTATGTCATTCATCTCATTCGCAGGCTAAGATTGGCCACTGTAATTTCTAAGACTAAAGGATTTGGACCTTTTTGATGTCAAGATTGTCCAAAATGATTGCTTAAATGGGCTGGTCTAGGGTGCCATCAACACATGGGCCCAAGCCTATTTTCACTTAGTCAAAATCCTTTTTGAAGTCCAGGTTGTCCGAATGATTGCTTTAATGGGCTGGACTAGACTTGCCACAAATAAAAGCCCAATTCTATCTAGTCAAAGCCCTTTCAGGATCGGGAAATATACATATGTTAACATACTTAAGtacttaattataaaaaatagcaatacttttCCCTAATTACATTCTATGAGTAATTATGGGACCAGAAAGCAAGACGTACAAGATATGCTGCACTTTTGTGGGATTATGGAACCAAAAAGCAAGACATAAATGCTCATAGTGATGTCGAAGCACCTTTGAGGCCTCCAAGGtaaagtagaataactagtgtaattgaagtttttgatgtatgatgaatgatgaattgatTACTTTACATAGTTTAGACGCTGGTTTATGGATGTAGGTACTGATTATacaaactaattttgatgttttgaagtggttataattGTAGGTTATAATAGTACTAATTCAAGTTTAATACGAGTCTTTTATGCTGTTCTTCATTTTACTGTgtgattttgttaaaaaatacatatgtattgttcATATTATGCTTAAAATACATGTGCAGGGATTTTTATgcctaaaaaatacatatgtattgtttTTAGATGAGAAAAATGCATATCCAATGTTATGCCTAAGCATTCCAAAAATATATctgaaatttttagtttaaaaatgtCAATGTtatgttaaaatacatatgcaatgctAAAAAATAtgtaagcattataaataaaatttagcataaaaatacatatgcagtgttaataataaatttttctaaaatacatattgttcataactaatatttattttgatatatgtccaattaatatgattataaatgaaaactaaaattaaagataattttatacttttaatataattctGTAATTTATGGtgagattttattttacataaatacatatgcagtgttaatattttttattaaaaatacatatgtattatatatttaaatatatttttatcatataaacACATATGCTGCGCtaagattttgaaattcaaacataGATTTGCAGAATATGTCATATGTGGctaaatcaattaacaattactaaccaaataaatttttggttaatcaAAGTTACCAACTTTAACCTAAAAAGTATATTCAATGCTAAAAATACATGTGAACtgcacattcaaaatacatatgcaatgttcagatctttcaatatatacatatgcaaaaTTCAGATTTAACTGTGTTCACTTGTCAAAtgatgattaaaaaaatagttcaaagtttataaaaaatgaaaataaaattttaagtaataatacGGAAAGAGAAATGTTTGATTTTCGATATTTCCTACATGAACGTCTATTAtgacccttagccccacaaccaccacatgagttgatgttcttctttccaaacatatcccgACCTGATTTTTCACGATCCTTCTTCGCAGGTTTTCCTGgaggtcttttgtattttggaggcAGTACTATTTCACCGAGTACGCTCTCTAGAATTAGCTAGTCATCTTTGTGTGGCAATGAGTAGATGGGAACATCATATGTTTTCAAAAcagtttttggtttaaacaaatcaCAATAGTATGACCCCTTCTCAAAATTCTTCTTCTCCAACACCGCACAaacatgtgcacatggtatctgATCTAGTTGAAATTGATTACatgaacattttttttctttgaggcTAATAATGTAGTGTTTTTGTTTGTCGTGTACCGTGTATAAATATTCTATGGCTGGTACAAcctgatacaaaaataaaaagtttaatgaTATGCtacaaaaagatgaaattcatATTTATACGATATGTTGTAAGCACACCAacattttttcagaaaaaaatacatatacagagtaaaaatacatatgaagagtacataatatttttcttgcttaacttttttttttaaaaaatgtttccATTCATTTAGCACTTAATGGAAGttattctattaattattttttttcagaagtataaatttcaaaaatgtaAAAGGTCATACCGTCATACGAGTACACAAAGCCTCGTTCTCTTTGAATACGTCATAAAACTTTTCAATGAGTGGTGTGAAGGTATATGAAGCCTGTTGCCTATTTTCGCAGTCTCATTTTACAAACAATAATCGAACCTCctcaagaaaatcataaattggcAGTTCTTTAGCTAATACAAGTACTTCATTTATTGACTCCgcaatgtttgaagtcaaagtccaCCCTCGATTAAATGTTGCATAGGACCTAGCTCACTTTTCGTAACCAGCCAATTCCAAATAATTCTTCACCCTAATATCAACTGCCTCAATTTTTTCCATTAACATTTGAAATtctgactttgaatatgatttgaccattgtataaaagatctccgacaatgcatcgtgtgactttctgtaaagttttttAACATTCCCCCATAGAtgtcacatacatgcataatgtgaaATATCGTTGTACACATCGCTAACAacctttatgatgcttggattcctATCAGAAACAACACACATGTTTTGTCTTTCTCTATACGCTTCCTTTAGATTCTGAAAGAACCACGTCCatgatgcatcattttcagaatcaatcaCACCATATGCCAGAGGGAATATATGACCtgtatatacaaaataattatgcacagtaaaataaaattacacatagaaactacatatgtatttattatatatacaggTAATTAAAActgtatattttatcaaataaatggtatcaattacatataataaaatttagacACACATAACcataaaacataattatttttagatattttaattcaTGAAACTTTGAAACTCTAggtaattttatatatatatatatatatatatatatatatatatatatatatatatatatatagtatatatatatatttttaggcgATACGCAGAAATGCAAAAACATACAACAAGTTTTACAATATAATTATTACAAATTCATACTAACCTGCTCCATTCATTGTACATGAtgttacaaatgccccagtataCATTTCTCTCAGATGACTAGCATCAACAATTACGATCGGTCTACAATGATCGAATCCCTTAATGAATGCATTTAGAGcaataaatacatacaagaactcATTCTCAtctgtcttcttcattcttatatgtgacttTGGATAAGTAGTATTCAGTACATATAAGTATGATAGCAGTTTCCCATAAGATGCTGATGGCTTACCCCTTAACTCTTCTAACGCTCTTTCTTTTGCCCTCCAATATAAAGTGTATGTTAGATCCATACCAAaatcttccttcatgtcatttcTAATTTCTGTTGCactgtatttttttttgtggttcttgaatttttgtttaacaATACCACCTATCAACAAACTAGTAGCATGCACCTTTggatagatcttgtccttcaCCAGGCATGTATGTTGAGGTCCgaattctcttattctaaacattCGAGTTTCTCCCATTCCTGATGCACCCATTAAAAACTCGCATtttcttgatttgcaaaacaACGTATACCTGCATCCCAcataatttagtattttgaaaatacatatccaaactaatattaaacaACAATAGAGTGATATAGAATATACGTACgttttcttacttgaccttttacTTCGTGTTTGAAACTTATCCCTAATTGAATAGTCCTTCATGACTgacttcaaaatttttttttctcaagtaaACCTAGTCTTCCTCAACATGTTTATGATGTGGATATGAGATAATCAACTCCACAGTATCCATTTCAAATACATCTAATGCTTGTG
The Capsicum annuum cultivar UCD-10X-F1 chromosome 6, UCD10Xv1.1, whole genome shotgun sequence DNA segment above includes these coding regions:
- the LOC124899636 gene encoding uncharacterized protein LOC124899636, which translates into the protein MGASGMGETRMFRIREFGPQHTCLVKDKIYPKVHATSLLIGGIVKQKFKNHKKKYSATEIRNDMKEDFGMDLTYTLYWRAKERALEELRGKPSASYGKLLSYLYVLNTTYPKSHIRMKKTDENEFLYVFIALNAFIKGFDHCRPIVIVDASHLREMYTGAFVTSCTMNGAGHIFPLAYGVIDSENDASWTWFFQNLKEAYRERQNMCVVSDRNPSIIKVVSDVYNDISHYACM